A window of Myxococcales bacterium genomic DNA:
GTTGTTCGCGCAGCTCCGTCCACCGCGCCAGGCGCTCGCGATCCACCGCTCCGGCCTGCGGTTTTAGCTCCGCGGCCTTGCGTCGTGTGTCGATTTCGACGATTTGCGTGAACAGGTCATCGCAGTGTTCCAACGCGGCGTCGAATTGATCCATGTCGGCGTTGATCAGCGACTGGTGTTTGGCGGCTTCCGCTTGCGTCAACTCGGCGAGGAGGCCGATTTCCTCGGTCAGCAGGGTTTCGTAGGAATCGCGATTCGCCATCAGACGCTGAGGTGAACGTAGTTGTCGGCTTGGGCGCCGGTGCTGGCTTTTTTCACCGCCTCCGCCTGGCTGTCGGGTTGCTTGACGGCCAGTTCGGCCTGCGGTTTCCGGCTGACTTCCACCCAGGCCGAGTGCAGGATGCGCAGGACGCGCATGGCGTCGCGCAGCAATTGCACGTCGTTTCTGATGTTCGCCTGGACCAGTTTTTCGTGAATGAATTCGTAAAGGCGCTCGAGATTTCCGGCGACTTCAGGGGCTTTGCCGTGATCGAGCGTGCTGCGCAATTCGCTGACGATCGCCAGCATTTTGCTGATCATCACGCCTTTCTCGGCGAGATTGCCGGCCGCCAGGGCATCCTCAGCGCGCTGCCCGAATCGCAAGGTGCCTTCATACAACATGATGAGAAGTTTCAGCCGGTTGGCCGTATTGACTTCCGTGTTGCGGTACATCGCCAGATTGGCTTGGTTTTTGTGCTGGGCAACCACGGTTTAATCCCCCTTGTTTTCTCAGATGATTACTAGCTGATCCCGGAGATGTAAGAACCCTGGGTCTGCAACTTGCTCAGTGCCAGTTCCATCTTGGAATATTGTGCCTTGTAACGTGCTTCGATTTTGTCCAAGCGGTCGTTCATCTTGGTCATCGCGTCGTCGGTATCGGTGATTTTCTTGTTGAGCGCGTTTTCCCGGTTTTTCAGTAAACCGTTGGAATAGTTCAGGTAGCCGTCCACCAGCCGGTCGAATTTCTCCATGATGCCCGCGCTGAAAGTGACGGACCCATAGGAGCCGGTCGAGCTGCCGGTGAAGTAAACCGCCAGCCCTTCGACGGGCGTGCCGGTGTCGCCGACCAGCATGTTGGTGCCCGATTTGTGGGCCGAATACCCGCCGATCGTCCCGGCCAGGTTGGAGCCGACGCCGGTGATCTGGACAGCATAGGTTCCAGCCTGTGTCGCCGCGCGACTGCTGGAATAGCGCACGCTGGCATTGGTGGTGCTGCCGTTGGCCGCCATGACGTTCATCACCGAGTCGAAATGATCGGTCAGGGCGTCGGTCAATTCTTCATCGTCGATGCTCAATTGTCCCGTGGAATCGGTGGAAATCCCGAATTGGGACATGTTGGTGAATTCGCCGCTGGTCACGACCTGGGAAGAAATCAACGTGCGAAGTTGACGTTTGATTTGCGTCAGGGCGGAATCGATCCCGGAGCTGTCGGCTTTGGTTTTGTCGTCCAACAGTTTGATCACGTCGTTGTATTTATTGACGAAATCCTGGATGTTCTCCTTGATTCCGTCGATATTGGTCGACACCTCGACCGAGTATTCGTTGTCGGTATCGATCTTTTTCAATTCGATGGTGATGCCGGACACCAGGTTTTCGATCTTGTTTTCGCTGTTGGTGATGGTGACGCCGTCGAACTCCACCTGGGCGTCGCGCGCGGTTTGGGAAATGGAAAACGACATCACCGGATCCGTGCCGCTCAATCCGGAGGTGTCGATCTCCACGGCGTTGGCCGTTCCCGTCTCCTTGGAGGTGATGATCAACCGGTAGGGATTGCTCGCGTCGCCGTCATTCATGATGGAGGCGGTGACATCGGCGCCCGAGGAATTGATCGCGCTGCGCAGGCCTTCCAGCGTGTTGTTGCTGCTGTCGATGGTGATGCTGGTCCACTCGCCGTCCTCGCCGGTGCGGATTTTCAAGGTGCCGCCGGCGATCGTCGAGGTCGTGGCGGCGAACCCCTGGCTGATATCCTTGCTGGCGCGGGCCAGGCTCTTCACCTTTACGGTGTGCGTCGTGGCTTCGGCGGAGCTGCTGGCGGTAACGGTGAAATGCTCGTCGTCGACATCGGTGGAATTGACGGTGGTTTTCTTGAATTCGCGGGCGGTATTGAGTTTTTCAACCGCGGTGCTCAGGGCCGACAGCTTAGTGCGAATATCGGAATAAACCGTCAACTGCGCTTGGTAAGCGGTTTTCTTCGCATTCAGCTTGCTGAGCGGCTTGCTCTCGACCGCCATCAATTGCTTAATGATTGACGCGGTGTCGATGCCCGAAGCGTATCCGCTTAGGGAAACAGTTGATGCCATGGCTATCGCCCTCCTACCCTTGCCTTCAAACCAATGCGTCTTCCAACGAGCTGGAAGCTGCTCAAGTCACCGTTTCGACGATGTTGCCTTTTAGTTGACTCTCATCGGCTAATTCTTTCAAGGTCTTCGCCACTTGTTGCATTTCCTCGGGAGGGATCTCGCGAATGACCTCGTTGGTCTTCCGATCGCGGACCGTGATGATTACACGGCCTGTCGCTTCATCCTTGGTGAATTCCATCCTCGTCGTCCGAATATTGTAGCCGAATTTTTCTGCCAGAGCATCGAGGCGCTTGCCCTGGTCTTTCGCTTCCACGCGTTGTTTCGCTTGTTTGCCATCGGTTTGTTCGGAAGCGGCGGTTTCCTCGGCGGCATCGTCCATCGCCACCTGTTTCGCTTGCTTGTCCGACGTTCGATTGCTCTCGGGGTTCACCGCTTTCGACGGCAGGTAGAGAGAGACCGTCCTGGCAATTAATCCGGCTTTATCAACCGCCATGGACATTTGCGTACTCCCTCAAAAAGGTTTCGGGCGGGCGAGCGTCACCCGCCCGCCCGAAACGCCATCAATCTGTTACTGCAAGAGGCTCAGAGCGACCGAAGGCGACTGGTTCGCTTGAGCCAGAATGCTCACGCCGGCTTGCACCAAGATGCTGTACTTGGTCAAGTTGGCCGTTTCCGACGCCACGTCGGCGTCACGGATACGGCTTTCGGCGGAGGACAAGTTTTCCACGACGGTGTCGATGTTGTTGACGACCGATTCCAACCGGTTCTGCAAGGCGCCGAGGCTGGCTCGGGTCGAGGAAATCGTGCTGATCGCGCTCGACACGGTGGATAGCGCATCCTGTGCGTTGGCGACCGACGAAATGTTCGCGGTCAAACCCAGGGTGCCCGAGTCGACGGCATCGACCGTGATGTTCAACACGTCGGTGGTGGCATCGTCGGAAACGCCGATCTGGATGTCGACGTCCAGCGAGCCGTCCAGCAAATTGGTGTCGTTGAACTTGGTGGCGTCGGAAATCCGGGAGATTTCGTCGTACAGGGCCGTATATTCGCCCGACAGATACGCCCGCTCTTCCTCGCCGACCGTACCGGTGGAGGCCTGCTCCGCCAGTTCCTTCATACGGACCAGCATGTTGTTGATTTCGTCCATCGCGCCTTCAGCGGTCTGAACCAGAGAAATACCGTCGCTGGAGTTGCGCGAGGCTTGGTTCAACGCCCGGATGTTCGACCGCAATTTTTCGGAAATGGCCAGACCCGCGGCGTCGTCGCCGGCTTTGTTGATCCGCAAGCCGGAAGACAGGCGCTCGAGGGATTTCGCCAAGCCGTTATTGCTTTTGTTGATCTGGCGTTGAGCATTCAAAGACTGGATATTGTTGGTAATACGAAGAGCCATTGAGAAACCTCCTTGTTATCGAATGATTGTTACGTTCCTTGTAACCCTTGCTTTGGGGTGATCGGTTGCCCGATCGTGCGGCCGGCTCCGCCAGCCTGAATCAAACTCTCGCCAACCCTCCTTTCGTCCTGGATTTAAATACCATTCAAATACACGTATCGGTAAATCGGCGAATCACTTGAGGATAAAAACAGGCGAGAACGAGTTTCAGAAGTCTTGGGAGTCGACTTCTTCGCGCGGCTGCTCGTTGCGCAATTCGGGGAACAGCAAGTGCCGCGTCGAGAAAGGCGATTCCTTGAGTACAACCTGCCTGCCGATTAATTTCTGGGCGTGGATGATGATCGGGCCCTTCAAGTTGGCCGTCATGTCGGCCGGATCGGTCCGTAGACTCAATACGACCATGACCACCAATTCCTCGGCGCTGGTCACGCGGAGGGTCGCCAATTCGTCGCGCTTGATGCGGATATGATAATCGGGGAAAAACACCTTCGGATCGGTCACGGGAACCGCCAAAAAGGGTTCATCCATCGACTGAAGCCATTTAAACGGCGAATCCTTATCGTGATCCAACATCACGAAGCGCTGCGATTTGGGAAATCCCAGCAGGCCGCCCAGCAGGTGAATGACTTTATCGGAATGAACTTCCAGCCGCCCGAAGCGGGTGGATTCCACGACGATGTTTTCAATTTGTTGCGATTCGCTCACGGCCCGACCCCATTTTGTTTAGCTTTGTTGTTGCGCCTTCTTGCGCTTGTCCAACAAATCCATGGCAGCCTTCATTTGTTCCGCCGTCGCCTTGGCCGCCACCCGGTTTTCTTCCTGAATGCGAAGATAGACTTCCTCGCGGTGAACCGTGACATCCGACGGCGCCTTGATCCCGATTTTTACTTGGTTTCCGCGGACTTCTTGAATGTAAATTTTAATGTCATCGCCGATGGCGATCATCTCCCCCGATTTCCGCGTCAAGATGAGCATAGACTCCCTCCCGGAGTTTCCACTAGTCCCACCTTCCCGAACAAAAGCTGAACATGATCACGTCAGCCGGCTGAAGGCGGCGGGCTGTACAAATAAACCAACCCCCAAACACGAGCCTCAATAGCATGATCAGGCGAGAAAGTCCAGTATGTTTTGCTCCATCAATCTGGCGGAAACGAGCCGGTTGGCCTCCAAAACCTGTTCCTGAAGAGCAAATTCGGAGCTAACCTGGGTGAGATCGATGTCCTCGGTGTCGGACAAGACCGCTTTAAACGCGTCCCGTAAATCGGTATTGTCTTCGCTGGCAATATCGATCCGGTTGCTGATCGCGCCATTGGTGGTTGTATAGACCAGAACGTGGTCCAGAGCGGCCTGCAAATCCGCCAGCGAGGCGGTAATGGCGTCCTGGTCGCCCGATTCAATGGCGTCGGCGGCGTCCTGAACGATCTGCATGACGTTGGTCGTCCCCGTGAAGACGTCGTCGCCGGTAAAATTGACGGTGAGATATTGGCCGCGCCCAACCTCGATGTCGATGTTTTGACCGGATGCGCCGCCCACGTAACTCCCCGTATCGTCAAAGGGTTTGGTGGTTGTTTCGAAGCCGCCGAAAATGTAGCGATTGCCGATTTTGGAATTGGCGCTACTCAATATTTCGGTGAAAATATCGCGCATTTCCTGCGCCGCTTCCGCGAATTCCGACGTCCCGTTCAAGGAGTCGTTGACATCGACCGTCAGTTCGATCGCACGTTGCAGCCGATCCACCACGTTGCCCAAAGCGACTTCCGTTTGCGAAACGAAGGTTTGCGCGCTGCTGATATTGCGGTCGTACTGATCGAATTCGGTGATCATCTTGCGCAGATCCATGACCTGGGTCATCGAAACCGGATCGTCGGACGGGCGGTTGATGCGTTTTTGGGAAAGCAGGGATTCCTGCAATTGATAGTACTTCTGCGTGTTCATATTGATGTAGCGCGTGACGTTGCCGTACAGCATGCTCAAGGTGACACGCATTCGAGCCTCCTACCGGTACCTATCGGCAATTCGACGCCGATTCGATAGTCCGTTATTGCTGCATCTGATTCAAGATGTCCACCAGGTCGGTGGCCGAATTGAGAATCCGGGCCGCCGCCTGGAAAGCCTGCTGATATTTCATCAAGTTCGACAGTTCCTCCTCCAGCGAAACGCCGGTGACGCTGTCGCGATAATTGGCGATCTGATCGACCATGGCCGAAGATTGTTCGTACTGCGCCGTGGCGTTCTGAACGTCGATGCCGAGGTTGCCGACCATGGTGCTGAGATATTCCTGAATGGTCGCCGTGCCGCCCGACATGGTCGCTTTGTTGCTGATTTCGGCGATCGCGTTGGCGTTGGTGTTGTCGCCCGGAGACGTGGATTGCCCGGCGGCGATTTCATTCAAGTCCGCATCGATGCCGGGATCCAGGGTGATCAACTCCGCCGCCCGATCCACCGTCGCCAAGGGGGTGAAGAAATCGACGCCGGTGTCGCCGTTGAGATTGGTGCCGAGTTCGTGCTGGGCATTGACCTCGGAGGCGATCGTGTAGGCGATCTGATTCAATTCGTCCTTGGCATTCTCGATATTCACGTCGCGCACTTCCAGAATACCACCCAACTCGCCGCCTTCGATTTCGTCGGTCAGATTGACTTCCTTGCCGTTGGCGGAAACGAAGATGACATCGTAGAAATTGTTGTTGGTGGGGTCGGCGCGCGCCTCGAGGCGCCCGGCGACGGAGCCTTCGACCAAGGATCGGCCGTTGCCGGCGTTGATGTGCACGGCGCCGTCATCGGATTCGAAATATTTGAAATCGATTTTTTGAGACAACTCGCCCATCAGCACGTTCCGGGTCGTGCGGTAGTCGCTGGCGTCGGCGCCGGTGTTTTCAATGTTGGAAATCTGCACATTGACTTCGGCGATCTGGGTCAGCAGGTTGTTGATGTCGGTGACGCTGTCTTTCACTTCCAGATTCAGATTACTCTGAATCAGGCTGAGTCGCTTGTAGGTCGTGTGAAAGCGCGAAGTCATGGTATCGGTCAATCCTTTCAGATTGGCCCGCTCCGCCGAGCCCTCGGGATTATTGGCCAGATCGGACCAGGCCGTCCAGAAATCGCTGATGGCCGCGTCCAATCCCACGTCCTCGGTGGCTTCGTTGAACACTTCCTCGATTTCGCTCAAACTGCTGGCCTTCGAGGAATAGTAGCCGTTGTCCATGTTGCCCAGAAACATGCTGCGATTGAGAAAGCGGTCTTCCGTCCGCTTGACCGCCGAAATGTTCACGCCCGTGCCGAGATAAACGCCGGATTCGTTGCGCGGCGATTTCGTGACCAGTTGGGCTTCTTCCTTCGAGTACATCTGCGTGTTGATGTTGGCGACGTTGTGCGCGGTCACCTCCATCGCCGCCTGTTGGGCGCGAATCGCGGAAATGCCGATGGACATTAAGTCGAGGATACCCATTTTACACTCTCCCGCCCTCGCCGGTGACGCGGGTCTGGCGGCGGACTTTACGGCCCAGTTCCTCGTAGGTGCTGGGTTCTTCGATCCCCTGGGTCATCAAAAAGCGCAGGTTTTCGATCAACCACAGCGAACGATCGACCCGCTTGGTGTTGAACTGCACCTTTTCGGCGACTTCGGCCGCCAACTGCTTGAAAATGTCGCGGGCGCGACGCAGCATCTCTTGATGCGCTTGCGGCGCGTTCGCGGCCAGATCGGCGAGCGTGGCTTTTTCGGGATCCAGGCCGAAATGACGGGCGATTTCGCCGACGATCCGCCGGCGGCGGCTTTCGAGGCTCTGGAGGCGGCTGTACAGCAGGCGTTTGCCGTTGGTGAGGGCGTCCAATTGTTCGGTATTGAAGGTGCGGATCGCCTCCGGTTCCTGATCGAGGAGGGACCGGAATTCGGTGAAGAGACGAAGTTCGTCGCCTAACAAACCGATGAGCTGCTGATATTTGTCTTGCATGCAAACCACCTTTCCGCGATCGAACCCGTTATTTCAGGTGAGACCGATGAAAAGGCGATTCGCGAGATCAGGCGGAGTACAGCGATTCGACCAGAGAGCTGGTCAGCATGGATTCGGCCACCTGCTGGGATGAACGCTGATAGGTGCCCGCTTCGACTTCGGCTTTGATGCTGTTGACCAGATCCATCCGCGGTTCGGGAGGCGCCTGAACGTCCGAACTGAGTTGCCGAATCGACGCGGCGTCCGCCGAGAGCGAAACTTTTTCTTGCGGAAGCTGCGCGGCCGGCGTCCCTTTTTGAACTTCGGACTGCTTGTGAACCTGCAACTGGTTCAGTTCAAGCCGCATTGCATTTTGGTTTTGGACCTTCATTCGGGTACTCCCATCCAGTTCCAATTTGATGTATCGGAACTCCCCCGGTTTTCTTTAGCCCTTTTTTACCGAATTGACGCATTTTTGCAACCGGTAGGCAGAAAGATCCATCCCGCGAGGAATTCGGCCCATGATCTTTACGTCCTTTTCATCCGGGTTCGATTTTCACAGAGCATTTGCGGGCAGGAACTGCCTGCCCCCACTATTTCTTATCGGCAAAAATTGCCGTTTCCGCGTCACTTCCCAGCGTTTTTACCGCTTGATAGGAATGTAATGCCGAAACAACCGGCGCCGAGGCGTTTTTCAACTCCGGCTTACCACGCGCCATCCAGTCGAAAATCATTTTG
This region includes:
- a CDS encoding flagellar protein FlgN produces the protein MANRDSYETLLTEEIGLLAELTQAEAAKHQSLINADMDQFDAALEHCDDLFTQIVEIDTRRKAAELKPQAGAVDRERLARWTELREQLRGAAESANEANQKNQRLLDSLLGEMKKQIDHVRAGRKALAGYGKGRGGSKPPTILSGDI
- the fliS gene encoding flagellar export chaperone FliS, which gives rise to MVAQHKNQANLAMYRNTEVNTANRLKLLIMLYEGTLRFGQRAEDALAAGNLAEKGVMISKMLAIVSELRSTLDHGKAPEVAGNLERLYEFIHEKLVQANIRNDVQLLRDAMRVLRILHSAWVEVSRKPQAELAVKQPDSQAEAVKKASTGAQADNYVHLSV
- the fliD gene encoding flagellar filament capping protein FliD, which encodes MASTVSLSGYASGIDTASIIKQLMAVESKPLSKLNAKKTAYQAQLTVYSDIRTKLSALSTAVEKLNTAREFKKTTVNSTDVDDEHFTVTASSSAEATTHTVKVKSLARASKDISQGFAATTSTIAGGTLKIRTGEDGEWTSITIDSSNNTLEGLRSAINSSGADVTASIMNDGDASNPYRLIITSKETGTANAVEIDTSGLSGTDPVMSFSISQTARDAQVEFDGVTITNSENKIENLVSGITIELKKIDTDNEYSVEVSTNIDGIKENIQDFVNKYNDVIKLLDDKTKADSSGIDSALTQIKRQLRTLISSQVVTSGEFTNMSQFGISTDSTGQLSIDDEELTDALTDHFDSVMNVMAANGSTTNASVRYSSSRAATQAGTYAVQITGVGSNLAGTIGGYSAHKSGTNMLVGDTGTPVEGLAVYFTGSSTGSYGSVTFSAGIMEKFDRLVDGYLNYSNGLLKNRENALNKKITDTDDAMTKMNDRLDKIEARYKAQYSKMELALSKLQTQGSYISGIS
- a CDS encoding flagellar protein FlaG, which produces MSMAVDKAGLIARTVSLYLPSKAVNPESNRTSDKQAKQVAMDDAAEETAASEQTDGKQAKQRVEAKDQGKRLDALAEKFGYNIRTTRMEFTKDEATGRVIITVRDRKTNEVIREIPPEEMQQVAKTLKELADESQLKGNIVETVT
- a CDS encoding flagellin FliC, which translates into the protein MALRITNNIQSLNAQRQINKSNNGLAKSLERLSSGLRINKAGDDAAGLAISEKLRSNIRALNQASRNSSDGISLVQTAEGAMDEINNMLVRMKELAEQASTGTVGEEERAYLSGEYTALYDEISRISDATKFNDTNLLDGSLDVDIQIGVSDDATTDVLNITVDAVDSGTLGLTANISSVANAQDALSTVSSAISTISSTRASLGALQNRLESVVNNIDTVVENLSSAESRIRDADVASETANLTKYSILVQAGVSILAQANQSPSVALSLLQ
- a CDS encoding flagellar assembly protein FliW, with amino-acid sequence MSESQQIENIVVESTRFGRLEVHSDKVIHLLGGLLGFPKSQRFVMLDHDKDSPFKWLQSMDEPFLAVPVTDPKVFFPDYHIRIKRDELATLRVTSAEELVVMVVLSLRTDPADMTANLKGPIIIHAQKLIGRQVVLKESPFSTRHLLFPELRNEQPREEVDSQDF
- the csrA gene encoding carbon storage regulator CsrA gives rise to the protein MLILTRKSGEMIAIGDDIKIYIQEVRGNQVKIGIKAPSDVTVHREEVYLRIQEENRVAAKATAEQMKAAMDLLDKRKKAQQQS
- the flgL gene encoding flagellar hook-associated protein FlgL, with the translated sequence MRVTLSMLYGNVTRYINMNTQKYYQLQESLLSQKRINRPSDDPVSMTQVMDLRKMITEFDQYDRNISSAQTFVSQTEVALGNVVDRLQRAIELTVDVNDSLNGTSEFAEAAQEMRDIFTEILSSANSKIGNRYIFGGFETTTKPFDDTGSYVGGASGQNIDIEVGRGQYLTVNFTGDDVFTGTTNVMQIVQDAADAIESGDQDAITASLADLQAALDHVLVYTTTNGAISNRIDIASEDNTDLRDAFKAVLSDTEDIDLTQVSSEFALQEQVLEANRLVSARLMEQNILDFLA
- the flgK gene encoding flagellar hook-associated protein FlgK is translated as MGILDLMSIGISAIRAQQAAMEVTAHNVANINTQMYSKEEAQLVTKSPRNESGVYLGTGVNISAVKRTEDRFLNRSMFLGNMDNGYYSSKASSLSEIEEVFNEATEDVGLDAAISDFWTAWSDLANNPEGSAERANLKGLTDTMTSRFHTTYKRLSLIQSNLNLEVKDSVTDINNLLTQIAEVNVQISNIENTGADASDYRTTRNVLMGELSQKIDFKYFESDDGAVHINAGNGRSLVEGSVAGRLEARADPTNNNFYDVIFVSANGKEVNLTDEIEGGELGGILEVRDVNIENAKDELNQIAYTIASEVNAQHELGTNLNGDTGVDFFTPLATVDRAAELITLDPGIDADLNEIAAGQSTSPGDNTNANAIAEISNKATMSGGTATIQEYLSTMVGNLGIDVQNATAQYEQSSAMVDQIANYRDSVTGVSLEEELSNLMKYQQAFQAAARILNSATDLVDILNQMQQ
- a CDS encoding flagellar protein FlgN — encoded protein: MQDKYQQLIGLLGDELRLFTEFRSLLDQEPEAIRTFNTEQLDALTNGKRLLYSRLQSLESRRRRIVGEIARHFGLDPEKATLADLAANAPQAHQEMLRRARDIFKQLAAEVAEKVQFNTKRVDRSLWLIENLRFLMTQGIEEPSTYEELGRKVRRQTRVTGEGGRV
- the flgM gene encoding flagellar biosynthesis anti-sigma factor FlgM; its protein translation is MKVQNQNAMRLELNQLQVHKQSEVQKGTPAAQLPQEKVSLSADAASIRQLSSDVQAPPEPRMDLVNSIKAEVEAGTYQRSSQQVAESMLTSSLVESLYSA